The DNA sequence TATTGTGACAAACAATGAGACTATTACACAACTGAGGCCGTTGATGACGTGAAGGTACAAAGTCCACCGAACCAATTGGAAAGTTCAACATTGGAAGCAAAACGTTTGCGCCAACTATTTGGTCTAAATTGTTGGTTGAAATTAGTCGTTAAAGTTAAATAGGTCAATTTGCGTTTTGAAGAGTACAAAGTGCAAAAAGTTTGCAATATGACCCGATCAAAATTGCCTTCTAGAACATTTATTATCGCCTCcaatgaaaattgtattaagCAATTTTTAGACCAACGCAAATGTAAAGCGTTTTCATACAATACTGTTCACGCTATATCCTTATTTAGCTATTATAAATATCTGCTCATTTTTGATGACGacttagttttattgttatttttaagtacGTAATTAAACATCGGAAAACACGGGTTTTCACATAAATTTAACGCGAAGCCGTTATGCTAATTATTGCAAAAACCACTTATGTTTCTGGAAATGTCTGGTTTAATATTTTGGATAGGTAAGGTGAAAATGGTAATTTGGTGAGATTAGCGACACGATAAATATAAGTTTAGTcattgttttgtattgtttgttgGTTGCGCAGGAGTTGCAACATTATTATCTTTAACGGGCAATCTTGTTTCTTTGTCTTACGGTCTTACCGTTTTCACCAAAATATACCACGTCTCATTATACAAcacatcaaaattattatttttgatgtttttcaATTCTCTTTGCGTGCTATGTTAATGTTGACAATGCTTCTTAAATCGTTCTTATCTTTGGTGTGATGAACAGTATCATTGCTCAATTACTTAAAATCATAACATAAGCTGTTAAGAGCCtggtaattttaaaaatgtaggtactgtaCGTGTACGTATGTGCAATTAAcctcttttcaataaaattagcaCGCGATGAGACACTGTTTCTCATAACGGTTGGAGTTTGTACCCTGTGTTCTCAGTAACCGtccatttatgttttaaatagagTTACTGAGTaacacttatttataaaatgtgataTAGTTAGTTTatgacatttgttttattaactgCTTGACTGTCTGTCAGTTGTATTCTCAGACTTGCTCTGATTCATTTGGCCATGCATTTCGGCTATTATCTCTTTTGTATCAGATGGAAGTAAACAGCCACATTTGTTGGTTTGTTGAGCAGTTGATACAATTTACACGCCCATCACCCTCATCATTGGGAGTCCAAAGGTTTACAGATTAAATTCAACTATAAAACAGAATCTAATTCGTCACGTGAAAAGTTAAGATGGTGCATTGGAAAATGATATCTAGCTCTATAGTAACAAGGTTGAAAATGAGTTTTCAGGATGAAATCACTCAGTATGCACGTGCCCGTGCGCACGGTAGAGAGTTCACAGCTGTTGTTCAAACAGTGGACTTTGGACCCGAGCCACAATCACCGGTGTAACCGCGTGAATAACGTGTAACGatccgttgatttgtttggAGATATTTGATTGAGTCATCACTTCACTTCATCAGTTTATTTCATGATGTTGCGATCTGTTACTTGAAGTTTCAGTTAGgctttttcttattataataaacaatcgTAGTTAGTCAATAAACTTGTTAAACTTtgagaataataaatatactgaATACATTTATCTTCAAAGGTTATTTGAAGTTTACTGGCTAAGTAGGTGTTATACATAAAATGAATATCGTTTAGTTAGCAACAGGTTTGAATTTGATCAAGTTTGTTTAGATACTGATATTTTTGTGCATATACCAAATACTCTCTTATGGGAACctcatataattatgttgtatctAGTCTTCAATTAAGTAACGCCGTCAAGGTTTTATACATATCTACCATCAAATGAGGttttttaatttcgttaaaATTGTAGGTCAGTGCTCTTACTATCTTTGTAAGTGTGAGTAAGTTTCTTACGTGACGCGACTCACGATGTGCGGTATAGTGAAGTATCTATGTttctatgtacataatatgcTTCAATATACTCATACAACTACTAATAGATTTATTTGCACTTTATCCAAGTATGATAAACGTAAAATCCAAATTAGCACGTGACTTTTTAGACACCTCTAATCGATCATTTAAATTgcaaattattatcattgacTCGCGAAGTGGATCGATTATAGGTGGGCAACAGGTATTTACTTATCGGCTAAGTGCTGGTGTTCTAATGTTAGAATAGACAGTATTGTTCATGAGTGCAGAGTTAACAAGTTTTTCGAGACATGATGCTTGTATTGGTCTCGTTTTTAAAGCACCTGTACCACCACAAAGGCTCTTAACCAACACGAACAAAGGGTTATGAAGTTGTAAACTCCTGGTCTAAGTTGTATGGTGCAATCGTTACTTAATGTTACAAGTCTTTGAAGCTTGTTACTACGCTCTATTGCAGCATTTTGCAGTTTTACTTGGCGAATGTTGAATCAACAGAACATTCGTAAGGATTGCCCTAAATTCGAAATGCATCGAATGATTGGCTGGAAGTTAGCCAGCAGTTAAAATAAACAGTACGGCGGCAATTCTAAAGGCAAGACTTTCATATGCCTTTAGAATAACCATATTAAAACCTTTATTCATAGACCATGACCACCTTAACAATgtattttcgttgaaataaataacagtacAGCAATAATATGAGAATGATACGTTTATTGCATTTCATACAACATCACGAAGGTAAAACGTGTAGAATGCCATTTGCCGGGTCCAAAGTCCGCAAGGTAAACTGACGTCGCCGTCACCGTCGCCGAGCAAACGTGTCTCGAACAATGCTTTTGTTagatattaaaatgtacaattACTAAGTGAATTCTACTCTAGCTACCTAACTATGACTACACACtattattttacacaaaaaattcacccatatgttattatgttaatgttacGTCCGTGTAATTCTGTTCCTGCTACATAATTCgcgaataataatatgtaatgagCAAGTAATACATGATTATTCGTTATGAAGATCTGCTGAAATATGGGATAAACTGTTTGTAAACAACTGCCACTGAAATATGAAGCGTGCGCGAgtaaaaatttaatagaaaataagaaTGTTCATATGATTGTGCATGCTTACCTTTTCAAGGCAGTCTTGTCCAATTGCATTGGGTTCCACTTTGACTTCCAAAATCACAGAATTGGGCTGGCTAACTAACCACATTTTGTCAAAAATTttgaagaaaacaataaaaatagactaaaaATGAGGTCGAATTATTGTTACGCGTTATTTAATTCCGCGGTTTATCACTTGTCCAACAATGTTTATCTCACTCGcgtaaagaatttatttaaaaaagtctttCTTAATTCGCTCTGCGCAATGTTTATCGCGTATTCTTTGTGGAAGTAAAACTGTGAATACTTCCAGACGACGGCCATACTACGTTAAGTTTGCCTCCGAAATGATAAAGAAAACAGTGACGTTACTGACGCGGGGGGCGCGGACTCTGTACTTTAGCGTCGAGCATTGCAAATAGCGTGTATTTATTCACTATTCATTACTGCTTCCACATTGATACTCCGTCCGCGACTCGTTCACTAATACGTCGATGTAAATGACACAAAACGATTTCGGTGAAGCACTGATGGTGGAACACGGACGggattgttgttttgtttcgcTCACTCGTGttataaaagaaagagacagGATTATCGTAGAGGCCAGAACCGGAGGGGCCAGAACTTTGGATTTGTTATTGACACGAATTTCTTCACTGTTGTATTTatctttgttgttatttatatttttgtattaacgtGAGATTAACAtaagattaataattatcttctgcacttaaatgtataataaaccATTTGATTTTACcaatacgtaggtacttacaaCAAAACAGAATGGTTATTCACTCGGATtagaaaactataaacattattattaatcccCAAACCACCTTGACCAGTCACATTAATTAAagttgttgtaatttttttactgaaaaacAGTCTTGACTTACTGAAAAACAGAAGTTTTAGATAGATCGCAAACTAAAGTTTATTCAAAGTACCCTTGTAGACAAACTACaaacttcaaattaaaatttcccgctaaatataatttatattttttttgtctctGACACACATTTTTACCCGGACGACAAAATGAtcaaatcttattaaaattattaaaatatttaataatcacATTGCTTTCTCTATCTAGATTAGGTGAATTAtgcaattataattaaaaataattaattcaaaatgtttGATTGAACATCCATGTTGATACCATAGacaacaatatttaatgttaaactgtcgtcattataaaatatcatccaatatttaaatgaattttcataatattgtcaaattacgcagtaaaattatttaattttgtattaattaaaaatatgtagcaGCTTACGCTATTGCCATCTATGGAGAAACTAGGAAAACTAATTATCAACACGTCACATGCAATCCATTATATGCAGATTTAACAATTTGCCTTTTAAAATGGATGACGAAAAAAGTTCACTACTTCCagttaattcatttaaatattgatagcaaaatagtaattatttactgtacaactatattaaaaaataatgcgtGAACATTTGAGagtataatttgtataatatttagctTAACAGTTACGATTCACGCAGAAAGACAAAAGCACGAGCCGCTGACAGCGCCAGTCGTGACAACCTAATGGTACTAAAGTAATCATATGACTTTCGTCACGACGGTCTACTGCGCTTATTGATTTGTGTCTTGGTCTTGATTCTCGCTCGACATAGTTTTTGTGTGTATCAGAAATGGCGAGTCAGACACAGGGAATCCAACAACTGTTGGCGGCTGAAAAGCGCGCTGCCGAAAAGGTTTCAGAGGCCAGGAAGCGTAAGTTATTTTTGTCGCACTACGTATTTTACAATTAGGCCTTGTTTGTACGTTTCCACTTTGGGAGTTACTTTGCATGTCATATAAATCTTGTTCTCAGTCGTTCATTAGTTGCATATCACATGAATCTTTCATTAAATATGGTTTATTTGTGATGTATTTGGTCTGATGACTTGATCACATGATTTTCCCACTACACCCTTGGCTTGATGACTGATTCAATTGATAACAGCTTCTGGTTACATCTATCATCTTATTAGAAGtacaatttattcttatttgagATGAAATTTGCGTCTTACGTCATATTTCAGTAATTGTgccaaattaatattgaatttgtattagttagttacaaatattttccaataaGGCTTTTCACTATAAAGAAGAATTGGAAACTCTCTTTTCAAGTTACTATTTGATGATTTTCACCATAGTTATGttcatacatataaaaacaatgCAATAATGTTTGAAGTACTTGTATCATTCTAATTTGCATGCCATTGTCTATGAAATCGTGATCTCCCTAGATGAATAGTTTTATGTAACTTACAAGTTCAATTGTTCAAGTACAGTACTTCCTGGGTAAATACTCAAAGGAAAGATACTACATACTCTAAATCTGTAGATATGAAGGTATTTTGGGTAAAGTGCCTAATAACTTTTTATCTCAAGACCTTGGTACTTCTCTTTGAGCAATTCATCATAAACCTATCAAATATTGCCTAGCTTGCTTGACATTAGGTACAAGTTGGTAATGAACTAGATTGAGACCGTAAACACTCATTCACTTCATAAATTACATGATTGAATAACTAACAAGACCCTATCTTACATCTATTGCAGTTACAATTTGAACGAATACCTTTTAGTGAGTTTCCTCATCTCGATGTGACTCTGAATATCATtaacatcatgccttttatacctgaaggggtaggcagcacattacggcacataatgccgctgtacaatatatacctacttttcatcattgtgttataagtaccatgtaataagGGCTGAATCAGACGAATCTCATCACattaatacaaattttatacCACATTTTCCATCCTTAGTTCAatttttaacaatacaatattgatATGTTACAGGGAAAGCAAAACGCCTAAAGCAGGCTAAGGAGGAGGCCCAAGATGAGGTGGAAAAGTACAGACAGGAGCGTGAGAGGCAGTTCAAAGAGTTCGAGGCCAAGGTGAGATGAACTGAATGAACCGAACTTCTTTATCACTTCTAATAAGAAGGCTCTTCTAGTTGAGTTATTAGACTGTGAAGGCTATTAGAACCAAGTTTAgagtattattttcaaataaaatgccATGCATGTCTTGTAAGAAATGAGAATGAGA is a window from the Spodoptera frugiperda isolate SF20-4 chromosome 10, AGI-APGP_CSIRO_Sfru_2.0, whole genome shotgun sequence genome containing:
- the LOC118277432 gene encoding V-type proton ATPase subunit G, encoding MASQTQGIQQLLAAEKRAAEKVSEARKRKAKRLKQAKEEAQDEVEKYRQERERQFKEFEAKHMGTREGVAAKIEAETKIKIEEMNKMVKAQQEAVIKDILNLVYDIKPELHTNYRIL